In Methanomassiliicoccales archaeon, the DNA window AGCGGGGAATTCAACATCTCAAAGATTCTTATAATTCCTCACGTTCAAGACCTAGAAAGTGGTGATCTTACTGGAGCCGAGGCCTTAGTGGACAATACAACCGAAATGGGGGAGCTTAGTCAAAATCTCATACTGGAGTGGATTGTGATAACACAGAGCAACCAAACCTATACCCTAAGTGATTACTCCGGAAAGAGCCTCTATGAGCTGAACAACCAGACGATCTCAATCCTAACTGCACCCGTTGCACCTTCAGAAATCCTCAAAGTTACGATGTTTTTCTTAGTGAACCCTGAAGCTGGCAATGAGATCCAAAAAGACATTTCTCTGATTTCTCTTCAAATTTATGCAGAGCAGTGAGTTTTTAAACTTCTTTTTCTTTTCTTATTTGGTGTTCATAATGATCGGGATAGTTTTTGATATGGATGGAGTCATTTATAGAGGAAATAAGCCGGTTAATGGCGTTAAAGAGGTTATTGAGTTTTTGAGGGCAAATAAGATTCCCTTCGTTTTTCTCACCAATAATTCAACCAGAGATGCTAAAATGTATAAGGAAAAGCTTCAGGGGATAGGGATTGAAGTTGAAGAGGAGAGGATAATAACCTCTGGATATGCTACGGCTAAATATTTGGAAAAACACTTTGAAAAGGGTAATGTTTTTGTAATTGGTGGTAAGGGCCTCGTAGAGGAAATAAAAGCCATAGGTTGGCCTTTGATAAGCCTTGAAGAAGCAAAAGAGATGTGGAGAAAAATAAGATATGTTGTAGTTGGCATGGATCCCCAATTGACATATGAAAAGCTCAAGTACGGCTGTTTAGCGATAAGAAATGGGGCCCATTTT includes these proteins:
- a CDS encoding methyltransferase produces the protein MRREIVFMIVGLLLGVTGFKIGGALFSDISISENNEIATGEFDVRISKTGSSFYNDLKLFEFDDLKPGDEIKAEFYIKNSGEFNISKILIIPHVQDLESGDLTGAEALVDNTTEMGELSQNLILEWIVITQSNQTYTLSDYSGKSLYELNNQTISILTAPVAPSEILKVTMFFLVNPEAGNEIQKDISLISLQIYAEQ
- a CDS encoding HAD family hydrolase yields the protein MIGIVFDMDGVIYRGNKPVNGVKEVIEFLRANKIPFVFLTNNSTRDAKMYKEKLQGIGIEVEEERIITSGYATAKYLEKHFEKGNVFVIGGKGLVEEIKAIGWPLISLEEAKEMWRKIRYVVVGMDPQLTYEKLKYGCLAIRNGAHFIGTNPDTTYPSEEGILPGAGSIIAALKVATEQEPLIIGKPNKPVFEVVKEKLNADEIWVVGDRLDTDIVFAKKIGAKAIMVLTGVNTLEDIEKSEVKPDIVLPSIKELLEYMNIQNGFDPFQKVRSSKS